The nucleotide window GGGCCGCAGGCGCAAACGGTGCTCGCCCAAGGTGAGGATGCTGCGGTATTGAAATTGGGAGAAAACAATCTCTACGGCACTGGCGGCATGCTGCGTTTGGTTCCAGTGGTTCGCGATCCACTGGGGTTCGCGAATGAATACGCAGTGAGATTATTAGATCGCATTGGCGTAAATAACAGTGACGAAATCCAAGCGGTAACACGCGCAGGGAAAGACATCTTTATTGCGCCCCATCAATTGCGCTTGGCTAGCGATGCGATGGAAATGAAACAGCAGGATCTGGCGCTAGCGGAACTTGAAAAAATTACCGCGCAATTTAAAGCAGAATATCCCGATGTTGAAATAGTGGAATCCGGCATTTTATTTTTTGCCGCCGATTCGGCCCAGTCAGCGCGGGCGGATATTGAAACCATCAGCACCGGTTCTACCATTGGTGTGTTGTTATTAGCCTTATGGATTTTTCGCGGGCCGCGTGCGTTGGTATTGCCTGCGTTATCAATCGGCTTGGGTTTGGCGTTTGCGTTTAGTATTTGCCATTACTGGTTGGGTTCAATCCATGTATTAACGCTGGTGTTTGGGTCGAGCTTGATCGGCGTGGTGGTGGATTATGCGTTGCACTATTTTTATTTTCAGGCACATCACCCGCAGGGCGAAAATCGTTTGCCGCTCTACCGCGCGCTTATGCTGAGTTTGTTGTCCAGCGTAATCGGTTTTAGTGCACTGGCTTGGTCGGGGTTAGCGGCGCTGCAACAGGTGGCCGTGTTCGCGGCCTTGGGTTTGGTTTACGCTTGGTTGGTGGTGATTTCCCTCGGCCATTTCCTCACTAAAAACGTAAAAGTTTACGATGCCGGTTTGCAAAAAGCGGTGTTGGGTGTACTGCGTTTGTTTGGCAAATTACGCGCAGTGCATGTCATTGTGGCTATGTTAATGGTGCTGGGCGCGAGCTTTTGGGTGAACCGGTTTGACTTTCCAGTTAGCGATAACCCGCGCAGTTTTTTTGCCGCCAATCCACAATTGATTGAGCAAGAAAAACAAGTCAGCGAATGGGTTGCGAGCCATGAGCCTGCGAGTTTTATTCTGGTTCACGGTGAAAATGCGCAGCAAGTGTATGATCGCATCGCGCTGGTGCAAGCCGCTGTAGAAAATTCGGCACAAGAAAATGAAGCATTGCTACCGCTGCTTGGCGTTCATCATTTTTTTCCATCACCCGCCCAACAGCAAACGAACTATCAGCTTAATCAACGTATTTATGGTGCAGATGGCCTCGCTGCAACATTTATCCAGCAGCAAGGACTCACAGAAATTTCCGCGCAAGCCTTGGCTGAGGCGTATCGCGCGCAACAGAATAATGCGTTGAACCCGGCGGAATTTTTTACCGAAGGCGCATTTTTATTACCGCCATTGTGGATTGAAAGTGATAAAGGTGTGGATGCCTTTTTAATGCTGCCCAAGTCAATGGATCTACATAAAGTGGCCGAGCAGGTTGCAGCAATTTCCGGCGTTCGTTTTTTTAGTGCGATGCAAGACGCAGAAATGGGTATGAAAAACCTGCGCCAATCTTCAATGAAATTGCTGCTGCTGGCCTTGGCGTTGATGGCTGCGCTATTGCTTATTCGCTACCCCTGGCGAACAGTATTGCAGCTGATGGCGGTGCCTGCCTTTGCTATTTCAGCCAGCTTTGTGTTGTTGGCCTTATTTAATGTGCCGCTGACATTGTTTCATGTTATGGCATTATTTTTGGTGGTCGGCTTGGGTATGGATTACGTCATCTTTATTGCCGAGATGAGCGAGAATTCGGTAGAAACCTTATCTGCCGTGGCGATTTCATCCACCACCAATCTTTTATCTTTCGGTTTGTTGGGCTTGAGTATTTTGCCTGCGGTGAGCGCCTTTGGTTTGGCCTTATTTATTGGCAGCAGCTTTAATCTATTGGGTGCATTACTTCTGGCCAGCCGTCGCTGGAAAAATCATTAGTGTGATATTTGTGTAGACAATTGTGAGTAAATAGCAATTAGCAAAGACTGTGAGCAAACAAATACGGGTAAACAACTATGAGCAAAAAACGTGTATTGGTGACCGGTGCCAGCCGTGGAATTGGCAAAGCCTGCGCATTAAAACTCGGTGCCGATGGATTCGATGTCTGTGTTCACTATCGCTCCGGAAAAACTGAAGCAGAAGCGGTTGCTGCTGAAATTATTGCCAATGGCGGCAGCGCCAGTTTGATTCAATTTGATGTGTGCGAGCGCGAAAAAGTGAGCGAGGTATTATTGGCTGATGTTGAGGCCAATGGTGCGTTTTATGCTGTGGTGTGCAACGCGGGCATCGCGGCAGACAATGCTTTTCCTGCGATTACGGGCGAACAGTGGGATTCAGTCATTCACACCAATTTAGATGCGTTTTACAACGTGCTCTATCCACTTGTTATGCCGATGATCCGCTTGCGCAAGGGTGGTCGTATTGTGACGCTATCATCCGTTTCTGGTGTGATTGGCAATCGCGGCCAAACCAATTACAGCGCGGCAAAAGCGGGCATTATCGGTGCCACTAAAGCGCTGGCAATTGAATTGGCCAAGCGCAATATCACCGTCAACTGCGTAGCGCCCGGCGTGATTGAAACCGATATGATCGAAGGCATTTATCACGACGAAGCCATGAAATTAATTCCCATGCAGCGCTTCGGTAAAGTGGACGATGTTGCGGCGACCGTGAGCTTTTTAGTGTCCGATGCGGCGGGCTATATAACGCGGCAAGTGATTAGTGTGAATGGGGGAATGTGTTGAATCCCCCAGCCCCCTTTTACAAAGGGGGAGACTGGTCTGCGCCAGATTTTAAACACTCCGCTAGATGAACTGCTCGCCCGGAATAAAACCAACAATCTCAAATTTGGCACATTCAAACTCCCCCTTTGAAAAAGGGGGCAGGGGGATTTGCTGTTAAACCCGCTTAAAAATCAGCGACGTATTCACCCCGCCAAACGCAAAATTATTACTCATAAAATATTGCGCGGTTAATTCGCGCACGTCATTGCGGATGTAATCCAGTAAGCCGCAATTTTCATCCAGCTCTTCCAAATTTAAATTGGGCGAAAACCAATTTTCATTCATCATTTCGATGCCCAGCCAGGCTTCCAAAGAACCGCAGGCACCAAGGCTGTGGCCGATATAACTTTTCAAACTGCTAAACGGAATCTGGCTGCCCATCACCTCTTGTGTTGCCAATGACTCTGCAATATCGCCGTGGACTGTGGCGGTGCCATGACCGGAAATGTAGTGGATTTGTTCAGCGTTTAATTGCGCATCCTGCAAACTTTTTTGCATGACTTTTGCCATGGTGGCTTGATTGGGGCGCACTAAATGATTGCCATCGCAATTGGTAGCAAAGCCAACCACTTCGGCAAGAATGTTAGCGCCGCGTGCAACGGCGTGATCCCAGTCTTCCAGAATTAATGTGCAAGCGCCTTCGCCCAATACCAAGCCATCGCGTTGGGT belongs to Cellvibrio sp. pealriver and includes:
- a CDS encoding MMPL family transporter; the encoded protein is MTQHVYRRWCSVALLILTLVSLVCFWSISRTGLQIDTNLRSLSPSFSVDASVNQALNKMSADAAQQFMLVLVHEDEDSLTDASDYLRELIEQEAQVIRYVDHTALLDAYAAQLQQHSFHILGPQAQTVLAQGEDAAVLKLGENNLYGTGGMLRLVPVVRDPLGFANEYAVRLLDRIGVNNSDEIQAVTRAGKDIFIAPHQLRLASDAMEMKQQDLALAELEKITAQFKAEYPDVEIVESGILFFAADSAQSARADIETISTGSTIGVLLLALWIFRGPRALVLPALSIGLGLAFAFSICHYWLGSIHVLTLVFGSSLIGVVVDYALHYFYFQAHHPQGENRLPLYRALMLSLLSSVIGFSALAWSGLAALQQVAVFAALGLVYAWLVVISLGHFLTKNVKVYDAGLQKAVLGVLRLFGKLRAVHVIVAMLMVLGASFWVNRFDFPVSDNPRSFFAANPQLIEQEKQVSEWVASHEPASFILVHGENAQQVYDRIALVQAAVENSAQENEALLPLLGVHHFFPSPAQQQTNYQLNQRIYGADGLAATFIQQQGLTEISAQALAEAYRAQQNNALNPAEFFTEGAFLLPPLWIESDKGVDAFLMLPKSMDLHKVAEQVAAISGVRFFSAMQDAEMGMKNLRQSSMKLLLLALALMAALLLIRYPWRTVLQLMAVPAFAISASFVLLALFNVPLTLFHVMALFLVVGLGMDYVIFIAEMSENSVETLSAVAISSTTNLLSFGLLGLSILPAVSAFGLALFIGSSFNLLGALLLASRRWKNH
- a CDS encoding 3-ketoacyl-ACP reductase FabG2, whose product is MSKKRVLVTGASRGIGKACALKLGADGFDVCVHYRSGKTEAEAVAAEIIANGGSASLIQFDVCEREKVSEVLLADVEANGAFYAVVCNAGIAADNAFPAITGEQWDSVIHTNLDAFYNVLYPLVMPMIRLRKGGRIVTLSSVSGVIGNRGQTNYSAAKAGIIGATKALAIELAKRNITVNCVAPGVIETDMIEGIYHDEAMKLIPMQRFGKVDDVAATVSFLVSDAAGYITRQVISVNGGMC